From the genome of Nicotiana sylvestris chromosome 2, ASM39365v2, whole genome shotgun sequence, one region includes:
- the LOC138886382 gene encoding uncharacterized protein, producing MNYMQMYARMIPHLLKFSQFDKNHKSFGNVFNKFDIQWQRSPHQTGSTDCGAFLIKFAELLMIGKDVQQFQPEDIKDFRKELAANLWAHGEWKRNSGYDTPPENVGDDYESENETFCPKEL from the exons ATGAACTACATGCAAATGTATGCACGCATGATCCCCCATTTGCTAAAGTTCTCACAGTTTGACAAAAATCACAAGTCTTTTGGGAATGTCTTCAACAAATTTGATATACAGTGGCAAAGATCACCACACCAAACTGGATC GACTGATTGTGGTGCATTCCTGATCAAATTTGCCGAGTTGCTGATGATTGGAAAGGACGTGCAGCAATTCCAACCCGAAGACATAAAAGACTTTCGAAAAGAACTTGCTGCAAATCTTTGGGCACATGGTGAATGGAAAAGAAATTCTGGTTATGATACTCCACCAGAAAATGTTGGTGATGATTATGAGAGTGAAAATGAAACATTCTGTCCAAAGGAGTTGTAA
- the LOC138885470 gene encoding uncharacterized protein, whose translation MEGDHFFDFDDWRNFLVYWKGDFQYKEIIKSFLSNGQWKKLRENIFGNFFRLQSVKFSGKLMHCVLLSEIVSNEPDSMTFKVFDRDIKFTRDAFHIITGLKSYSSLDMKGLNEKENRLLRVYFPGKDKIELADLYSFISSRPHGTTSSFAGSDDDALKLATLYFVESVLMGKRKNRNVSEQIMKIVDDDALCASFNWGSLAYETLLKSLKSCLKSNENDVQKEKEKEKDIDSYTLVGFPFAFCVWIMEVLPIFQEKQFVNFKEVGYPRMLCYSEMKSPQFDALCRKYFHNKKVFKLIEVSPFIPVEEEDTQPLCVEEPVSQDQGSRSSSTQFDEGVLKEIVRRLSESFKKDLQAEVTRVNQKIVVSEKKLRTKSR comes from the exons ATGGAAGGCgatcatttttttgattttgacgaTTGGCGTAATTTTCTGGTATATTGGAAAGGAGATTTTCAATATAAGGAAATAATTAAAAGTTTTCTGTCGAATGGCCAATGGAAGAAATtgagggaaaatatttttggcaACTTCTTCAGATTACAAAGTGTGAAGTTCTCGGGTAAACTTATGCACTGTGTATTGCTTTCTGAAATTGTTAGTAATGAACCTGATTCGATGACCTTCAAGGTATTTGACCGCGATATTAAGTTTACTCGTGATGCATTCCATATTATTACTGGTTTGAAGTCTTATTCATCGCTTGACATGAAAGGTTTAAATGAGAAAGAGAATAGGCTTTTAAGAGTCTATTTCCCTGGAAAGGACAAAATTGAGTTGGCTGATTTGTATAGTTTTATTTCTAGTCGCCCACATGGTACAACTTCATCATTTGCTGGCAGTGATGATGATGCTTTGAAGTTGGCAACACTCTATTTTGTTGAGTCGGTTTTGATGGGCAAGAGGAAAAATAGGAATGTGTCGGAGCAAATAATGAAAATTGTTGACGATGATGCACTTTGCGCTTCCTTCAACTGGGGATCTCTTGCTTATGAAACGCTATTAAAATCATTGAAGAGTTGCTTGAAATCAAATGAGAATGATGttcagaaggagaaagagaaagaaaaagatattGATAGCTACACTTTAGTTGGCTTTCCTTTTGCGTTTTGTGTCTGGATTATGGAAGTACTTCCTATTTTCCAAGAGAAACAATTTGTGAACTTCAAAGAAGTTGGTTATCCTCGAATGTTATGTTATTCTGAAATGAAGTCTCCACAATTTGATGCTCTTTGTAGAAAATATTTCCATAATAAAAAA GTGTTTAAGTTGATTGAGGTGTCACCCTTTATTCCCGTGGAAGAAGAAGATACACAGCCTCTTTGTGTGGAGGAGCCAGTTTCACAAGATCAAGGCTCAAGGTCTTCTTCCACACAATTTGACGAAGGCGTACTTAAGGAAATTGTTAGA AGATTATCAGAGAGTTTtaagaaggatttgcaagcagAAGTTACCAGAGTTAATCAGAAAATTGTTGTATCAGAAAAAAAATTGAGAACGAAATCAAGGTAA
- the LOC104225362 gene encoding GTP-binding protein ERG, which yields MKALRFFRTLNSSNPSKTHFNSTIFRRLYSAQPQEDHPTSTGLSSSEEDDTSSSSVFDSSQYDVELNNDVNSGNSVSSNSSTWDEKYRERVKDNVFGEKDPSEIKSTRILIKEEEKRRRAALLARSLLEAALDEKGDEEDKGDDEVVKEEDQMSLSVGIIGAPNAGKSSLTNYMVGTKVSAVSRKTNTTIHEVLGVMTKGKTQICFFDTPGLMLKKSGFPYKDMKARIESAWRSINLYDVLIVIFDAHRHLTKPDSRVVRLIERMGSEVNPNQKRLLCINKVDLIEKKKDILKVAEEFKELPGYERCFTISGLKGAGVKDLTQYLTEQALKRPWDEDPLVTSEEVMKNISMEVVREKLLHYIHQEIPYGIEHRLMDWKELRDGSLRIEQHLITHKISQRKILVGKNGSKIGRIGIEANEELRSIFKRNIHLVLMVRVKS from the exons ATGAAAGCCTTAAGATTTTTTAGGACATTGAACTCTTCAAATCCAAGCAAAACCCATTTTAATTCAACCATTTTTCGTCGCCTTTACTCAGCCCAACCTCAAGAAGACCACCCAACAAGCACTGGTCTTTCTTCCTCTGAAGAAGATGACACGTCATCATCCTCAGTCTTCGACAGTTCCCAATACGATGTAGAATTAAACAATGATGTTAATTCAGGAAACAGTGTAAGCAGCAACAGCTCCACTTGGGACGAGAAGTATAGAGAAAGAGTGAAAGATAATGTCTTTGGTGAAAAAGACCCTTCAGAGATTAAGAGTACACGAATCTTGATTAAAGAAGAGGAGAAGAGAAGAAGAGCTGCTTTATTGGCTAGGAGTCTTCTAGAAGCTGCACTTGATGAAAAGGGAGATGAAGAAGATAAAGGGGATGATGAGGTGGTGAAGGAAGAAGATCAAATGTCATTGAGTGTTGGAATTATTGGAGCTCCCAATGCTGGCAAATCTTCATTGACCAATTATATG GTTGGGACCAAAGTTTCTGCTGTATCACGGAAGACGAATACCACTATTCATGAAGTCTTAGGtgtgatgactaaaggaaagacaCAAATC TGTTTCTTTGATACTCCTGGGCTTATGCTAAAGAAAAGTGGATTTCCCTACAAGGACATGAAAGCACGTATTGAAAGTGCATGGAGGTCTATTAATCTATATGATgtactgattgtcatatttgatGCTCATAGGCATCTTACCAA GCCTGATTCCAGAGTTGTGAGGTTGATTGAGAGAATGGGTTCTGAGGTTAACCCAAACCAGAAACGTTTACTGTGTATCAATAAAGTTGACCTTATCGAGAAGAAGAAAGATATATTGAAAGTTGCTGAGGAATTCAAAGAACTTCCTGGATATGAGAG GTGTTTTACGATATCGGGACTAAAGGGAGCTGGAGTGAAAGATCTAACACAATACTTGACGGAGCAGGCAT TGAAAAGACCATGGGATGAAGATCCACTTGTCACGAGTGAAGAAGTTATGAAGAATATTTCAATGGAAGTTGTCAGGGAAAAGTTGCTACATTACATACATCAG GAAATCCCGTATGGCATTGAACATCGCCTGATGGACTGGAAGGAGTTACGTGATGGTTCCCTAAGAATTGAACAGCATTTGATCACTCACAAGATAAGCCAACGCAAGATTCTCGTAGGAAAGAATGGTTCCAAAATAGG GAGAATAGGTATCGAGGCAAATGAAGAGTTAAGATCGATATTCAAGAGAAACATCCATCTAGTTCTTATGGTTAGAGTGAAATCATGA
- the LOC104225363 gene encoding protein UNUSUAL FLORAL ORGANS encodes MEAFHVPISFHFPYAFPIPTPTTNFLGTPPNPSINGSPWMDARIWSRLPHRLIDRIIAFLPPPAFFRARAVCKRFYALLYSSTFLELYLQISPQRHWFIFFRQKIPRNNIYKNSSNASGTSDHRVEGYLFDPDSLSWFRLSFALIPQGFSPVSSSGGLICFVSDEAGSKNILLCNPLVGSMIPLPPTLRPRLFPSIGLTITNSSIDLAVAGDDLISPYAVKNLTTESFHIDGNGFYSIWGTTSSLPRLCSFESGKMVHVEGRFYCMNFSPFSVLSYDIATNNWCKIQAPMRRFLRSPCLVEGNGRLVLVAAVEKSKLNVPRSLRLWALQDCGTMWVEIERMPQQLYVQFAEVENGQGFNCVGHGQFVVIIIKNSDKALLFDFCKKRWIWIPPCPFVGNNNLDYGVSNYGSEFGGELHGFGYDPRLAAPISALLDQLTLPFQSFN; translated from the coding sequence atggaagCTTTTCATGTACCTATTAGCTTTCACTTTCCCTATGCTTTTCCTATCCCAACACCAACAACAAATTTTCTTGGAACTCCACCAAATCCATCAATAAATGGTAGCCCTTGGATGGATGCTAGAATTTGGAGCAGACTTCCACATAGACTAATTGATAGGATCATTGCTTTTCTTCCGCCACCTGCTTTTTTTAGAGCTAGAGCTGTTTGTAAAAGATTTTATGCCCTTCTTTATTCTAGCACTTTTCTTGAATTGTACCTCCAAATTTCCCCTCAGCGCCATTGGTTCATTTTCTTCAGGCAAAAAATCCCAAGAAACAATATTTACAAGAACAGTAGTAATGCTTCTGGTACCTCTGATCATAGAGTTGAAGGTTACCTCTTTGATCCTGATAGTCTTTCTTGGTTTAGGCTTTCCTTTGCTTTAATCCCACAAGGGTTTTCTCCTGTTTCATCTTCTGGTGGATTAATTTGCTTTGTTTCAGATGAAGCTGGATCTAAAAATATCCTTTTGTGTAATCCTCTTGTGGGATCTATGATTCCTTTGCCACCAACTTTAAGGCCTAGGTTATTCCCTTCTATTGGTTTAACTATAACTAACTCATCAATTGATTTAGCTGTGGCTGGAGATGATTTAATATCTCCTTATGCTGTTAAGAATTTAACCACTGAATCATTTCACATTGACGGGAATGGATTTTACTCAATCTGGGGTACAACTTCTTCACTTCCAAGATTATGCAGCTTTGAATCGGGGAAAATGGTGCATGTTGAGGGCAGATTTTATTGCATGAATTTCAGCCCTTTTAGTGTACTTTCCTATGACATTGCTACTAACAATTGGTGCAAAATTCAAGCACCCATGCGACGATTTCTACGTTCGCCATGCTTAGTAGAAGGAAATGGGAGGCTTGTTTTGGTTGCAGCAGTTGAGAAAAGCAAACTGAATGTGCCAAGGAGTTTAAGGCTATGGGCATTGCAAGATTGTGGGACAATGTGGGTGGAAATAGAGAGAATGCCACAACAACTCTATGTACAATTTGCAGAAGTGGAAAATGGTCAAGGGTTTAATTGTGTTGGTCATGGACAATTTGTGGTCATAATTATAAAGAATTCAGATAAGGCATTGCTGTTTGACTTTTGCAAGAAGAGGTGGATTTGGATTCCTCCTTGTCCATTTGTGGGAAATAATAATTTGGATTATGGTGTTAGTAATTATGGATCAGAATTTGGAGGGGAATTGCATGGATTTGGTTATGATCCTAGACTTGCTGCACCTATTAGTGCACTTCTTGATCAGTTGACATTGCCCTTTCAGTCTTTCAACTGA